Proteins encoded by one window of Mustela erminea isolate mMusErm1 chromosome 5, mMusErm1.Pri, whole genome shotgun sequence:
- the LOC116589974 gene encoding olfactory receptor 4F6-like produces MKKISELLCDNETMDEGNHSVVLEFVFLGLSTSPEIQLLLFFFSCVFYVASLMGNLLIVLTVTSDPRLQSPMYFLLANLSIIDLIFCSSTAPKMIYDLLRECKTISFRGCVVQIFFIHAVGGSEMVLLIAMAFDRYVAICKPLHYLTIMTPRRCILFLVASWIIGLIHSVTQLAFVVDLPFCGPNELDSFFCDLPRFIKLACTETNTLGFMVTANSGFISVASFLILIISYTFILVTVQKKSLGSMSKALSTLAAHVTVVVLFFGPLIFFYVWPFPTSHLDKFLAIFDAVLTPFLNPVIYTFRNKEMKVAMRRLCSQFVN; encoded by the exons atgaaaaagatatCTGAATTGCTTTGTGACAATG AGACCATGGATGAAGGCAACCACTCAGTAGTGTTGGAGTTTGTGTTCCTGGGACTCTCCACCTCACCGGAGATCcagctccttctcttcttcttttcctgtgtgtTCTATGTGGCCAGCCTGATGGGAAACCTCCTCATTGTGCTAACTGTGACCTCTGACCCTCGTTTACAGTCCCCCATGTATTTCCTGCTGGCCAACCTTTCCATCATCGACTTGATATTTTGCTCTTCCACAGCTCCCAAGATGATTTATGATCTTTTAAGAGAGTGCAAAACCATCTCTTTTAGGGGCTGTGTAGttcagatcttctttatccatgcagtTGGGGGCAGTGAGATGGTGCTGCTCATCGCCATGGCCTTTGACAGATATGTTGCCATATGTAAGCCTCTCCACTACCTGACCATCATGACCCCACGGAGGTGCATTTTATTTCTGGTGGCATCCTGGATCATTGGCCTTATTCATTCAGTGACTCAACTGGCTTTTGTTGTGGACTTGCCTTTCTGTGGGCCTAATGAATTAGACAGCTTTTTTTGTGACCTTCCTCGGTTTATCAAACTTGCTTGCACAGAGACAAACACATTGGGATTCATGGTTACTGCCAATAGTGGCTTTATTTCTGTGGCCTCCTTTTTAATTCTAATCATCTCTTACACCTTTATTTTGGTGACTGTTCAGAAAAAATCTTTGGGGAGTATGTCCAAGGCCCTCTCCACTCTGGCAGCTCATGtcactgttgttgttttgttctttgggcCATTAATTTTCTTCTATGTGTGGCCATTTCCCACATCACATCTGGATAAGTTCCTTGCCATCTTTGATGCAGTTCTTACTCCCTTCCTGAATCCGGTCATCTACACTTTTAGGAATAAGGAGATGAAGGTGGCAATGAGGAGACTATGTTCTCAGTTTGTGAATTAG